One genomic window of Bartonella sp. HY038 includes the following:
- the rnpA gene encoding ribonuclease P protein component — MLSPDKKKPLRLRKRAEFLALRNGEKRRGPLFLLEMKEQNADAQDKNHGAARIGFTVSKKNGNAVKRNRIKRRLREAVRISIEQDLAQATDYVFVARPDILHVPFEQLVNELKRRIRRKAQNIKPQLDSADGI; from the coding sequence GTGCTTTCCCCTGATAAGAAAAAGCCACTCCGCCTTCGTAAGAGGGCAGAATTTTTGGCTTTAAGAAATGGTGAAAAGCGGCGTGGTCCGCTTTTTCTACTGGAAATGAAAGAACAAAATGCGGACGCCCAAGATAAGAATCACGGCGCAGCTCGCATTGGTTTTACGGTTAGCAAAAAAAACGGCAATGCCGTAAAGCGAAACCGCATTAAAAGACGCCTAAGGGAAGCTGTACGCATCAGCATCGAGCAGGACTTGGCGCAAGCAACCGATTACGTTTTTGTTGCCCGACCTGATATTTTACACGTCCCCTTTGAACAATTAGTCAATGAGCTTAAGCGTCGTATTAGGCGTAAGGCACAAAACATAAAGCCGCAACTGGATTCAGCTGATGGAATATAA
- the yidC gene encoding membrane protein insertase YidC, whose product MEYNRNFFIAIALSMAIMIGWSYFFVNPQNEVEQNVANQAQKIEQEIAQNPVGTLPTDNNADSTTTTAPAGTNQAPGSVEMTPQAREAVIASQKRVAIDTPNLKGSINLYGAKLDDLLLKKYQMTVDKDSPLIALLNPSNFKQGYMAEFGFVTPDSSNKIVTNTSLWKVEGENQTLTPQTPVTLSYDNGEGLIFYRTISVDDEFMFTFEDKVTNNSDKAVTLGSYGRVVRVSPPSESNANYLLHEGLIGVLGQLNSQHQTYADLAKAQGDDRIVKFGAQTGGWIGITDKYWAVTVIPDQTTPFTASFSYRDDNSTRYQSDFNRSGVSIAPGTTQSFKNHAFAGAKQVAILDRYESQLHIDRFGLLIDWGMLGLIVKPMFTLIDWLYKMVGNFGVAILLATVILKTILFPLANKSYKSMARMKAVQPAMVEIREKYAEDKTKQQQAIMELYRKEKINPLAGCWPILIQIPIFFALYKVLYITIEMRHAPFFGWIQDLAARDPTSLFNLFGLLPYHVPDFMLIGVWPIIMGITMFIQMRMNPTPPDPTQAMIFTWMPLVFTYMLAAFPAGLVIYWAWNNTLSVIQQGIIMKRQGVKIELFDNLKSVFKKKPATASVTNQNKSGNQNKSASQNNKTNKTKK is encoded by the coding sequence ATGGAATATAATCGCAATTTTTTTATCGCTATCGCCCTATCAATGGCTATCATGATAGGTTGGAGCTATTTTTTTGTTAACCCACAAAATGAAGTGGAGCAAAATGTCGCCAACCAAGCCCAAAAGATTGAACAGGAAATAGCGCAAAATCCAGTAGGAACGCTTCCTACTGACAATAATGCTGATAGCACGACCACAACAGCTCCAGCCGGCACCAACCAGGCGCCTGGTAGTGTTGAAATGACCCCGCAAGCACGCGAAGCCGTTATTGCTAGCCAAAAGCGCGTAGCAATTGACACGCCTAATCTTAAAGGTTCGATCAATCTTTATGGCGCTAAGCTTGATGATCTTTTATTAAAAAAATATCAAATGACGGTTGATAAAGATTCGCCGCTAATTGCTTTGCTCAACCCAAGCAATTTTAAGCAAGGATATATGGCTGAATTTGGCTTCGTCACCCCAGACTCTTCAAATAAGATCGTCACAAACACCAGCCTATGGAAGGTTGAGGGGGAAAACCAAACTTTGACCCCACAAACACCTGTTACCTTGAGCTATGACAATGGTGAAGGACTTATATTCTATCGCACGATTTCAGTTGACGATGAATTCATGTTTACATTTGAAGACAAAGTTACAAATAATAGCGATAAAGCCGTTACTCTTGGCTCTTATGGTCGCGTTGTACGCGTATCGCCGCCAAGTGAATCCAACGCAAATTATCTCCTCCACGAAGGGTTAATCGGCGTATTGGGCCAGCTCAATAGCCAACACCAAACTTATGCTGATTTGGCCAAAGCGCAAGGCGATGATCGCATTGTTAAATTTGGCGCACAGACTGGTGGTTGGATTGGTATTACTGACAAATATTGGGCAGTCACCGTTATTCCTGACCAAACCACACCTTTTACCGCCAGTTTTTCTTATCGCGATGACAATAGTACCCGCTATCAGTCGGACTTTAATCGTAGCGGCGTAAGCATTGCGCCTGGTACAACGCAATCCTTTAAAAACCATGCCTTTGCAGGTGCAAAGCAAGTTGCAATTCTTGATCGCTATGAATCACAATTGCATATTGACCGCTTTGGTTTGCTGATTGACTGGGGTATGCTTGGTCTTATCGTTAAGCCAATGTTTACACTTATTGACTGGCTTTATAAAATGGTTGGTAATTTTGGTGTTGCTATTTTGCTTGCCACCGTTATCTTAAAAACCATTCTCTTCCCGCTTGCGAATAAATCCTATAAATCTATGGCTCGCATGAAGGCTGTACAACCTGCAATGGTTGAAATCCGCGAAAAATATGCCGAAGATAAAACCAAACAACAGCAAGCGATTATGGAGCTTTATCGCAAGGAAAAGATTAATCCGCTTGCAGGTTGTTGGCCAATTCTTATCCAAATTCCTATTTTCTTCGCTCTTTATAAGGTTCTTTATATCACCATTGAAATGCGTCACGCGCCATTCTTCGGTTGGATTCAAGATTTGGCCGCAAGAGACCCAACATCGCTCTTCAATTTATTTGGACTATTGCCTTATCATGTGCCTGATTTCATGCTTATTGGTGTTTGGCCAATTATTATGGGTATTACCATGTTCATTCAAATGCGCATGAACCCGACCCCGCCAGATCCAACTCAAGCGATGATCTTCACTTGGATGCCTTTAGTATTTACCTATATGTTGGCAGCATTCCCAGCCGGTTTGGTTATTTACTGGGCATGGAACAACACGCTTTCAGTTATCCAACAGGGTATCATTATGAAGCGTCAAGGCGTGAAAATTGAGCTCTTTGATAACTTGAAAAGTGTGTTTAAAAAGAAGCCAGCAACGGCGTCTGTGACCAACCAAAATAAAAGTGGCAATCAAAACAAAAGTGCCAGTCAAAATAATAAAACCAACAAGACAAAGAAGTAG
- the yihA gene encoding ribosome biogenesis GTP-binding protein YihA/YsxC, with protein sequence MPVNDKPNRAPLFAGNWVFIRSVPSMKFLPPEGPPEVAFAGRSNVGKSSLINALVGRKGLARTSNTPGRTQELNYFVPDGYSGVDGDLPPMALVDMPGYGFAEAPKAQVEQWTRLVFDYLRGRTTLKRVYVLIDSRHGIKKNDADVLDLLDKAAVSYQIVLTKTDKIKKSDFDKLFTATQAAIAKRPAAFPILLATSSEKGEGIDDVQAAIIEAIS encoded by the coding sequence ATACCTGTGAACGATAAACCAAATAGAGCCCCACTTTTTGCTGGTAACTGGGTTTTCATTCGAAGCGTGCCTTCAATGAAATTCCTCCCACCTGAAGGACCACCAGAGGTTGCCTTTGCTGGTCGCTCCAATGTTGGTAAGTCATCACTCATCAATGCCCTTGTTGGCCGCAAAGGCTTGGCGCGGACATCTAACACGCCAGGCCGCACACAAGAACTAAATTATTTCGTTCCAGACGGCTATAGCGGTGTGGACGGTGATTTGCCGCCCATGGCTTTGGTCGATATGCCGGGCTACGGCTTTGCAGAAGCACCAAAAGCGCAAGTCGAACAATGGACACGCTTGGTGTTTGATTATTTACGTGGCCGCACAACCTTAAAGCGTGTCTATGTGTTGATCGATTCACGCCATGGCATCAAAAAGAATGATGCAGATGTATTGGACTTGTTGGACAAAGCTGCGGTTTCTTACCAAATCGTTCTCACCAAAACTGATAAAATTAAAAAGTCAGACTTTGACAAACTCTTTACAGCGACACAAGCCGCCATTGCCAAGCGCCCTGCCGCCTTCCCTATCCTACTTGCTACATCTTCAGAAAAAGGTGAAGGCATTGACGATGTACAGGCTGCCATTATCGAAGCCATTTCATAA
- a CDS encoding SelT/SelW/SelH family protein: MMSNQGPIIIITYCSQCNWMLRASWLAQEILQTFGTDIGEIILRPRTGGIFTIHVDNNLIWDRKRDNGFPEAKILKQLLRDVVWPDRNLGHSDRHTATKGD, encoded by the coding sequence ATGATGAGCAATCAAGGTCCGATAATCATCATAACCTACTGCTCGCAATGTAATTGGATGTTGCGAGCATCTTGGCTGGCTCAAGAAATTTTACAAACCTTCGGTACCGATATTGGCGAAATTATTCTGCGGCCACGCACCGGCGGTATTTTTACCATTCACGTCGATAATAATCTTATTTGGGATCGCAAGCGTGATAATGGCTTTCCAGAAGCTAAAATATTAAAGCAATTACTACGGGATGTTGTTTGGCCAGACCGCAACCTTGGTCATAGTGATAGACATACCGCAACAAAAGGCGATTAA
- the irrA gene encoding iron response transcriptional regulator IrrA encodes MYIEPIYGLEDRLRASGLRPTKQRLALAKMIFAKGHRHIAAEELHEEAVTAAVPISLATVYNTLHQFTEAGLLRIIAVEGSKTWFDTNISDHHHFYLENEARVIDIPEGPQGQPVITNLPIPPEGMEVVNVDLIVRVRPIQRQ; translated from the coding sequence ATGTATATTGAACCTATTTATGGACTTGAAGACAGATTGCGGGCAAGTGGCTTACGGCCGACCAAACAACGCCTAGCACTTGCAAAAATGATTTTTGCTAAAGGTCATCGTCATATTGCCGCCGAAGAATTGCATGAAGAAGCAGTAACTGCTGCCGTGCCAATTTCACTTGCCACCGTTTATAATACTTTGCATCAATTTACCGAAGCTGGTCTTTTACGAATTATTGCTGTTGAAGGCTCAAAGACTTGGTTTGATACAAATATTTCGGACCACCATCATTTTTATCTTGAAAATGAAGCACGGGTTATTGATATTCCTGAAGGCCCACAAGGGCAGCCCGTTATTACCAATTTGCCAATTCCACCTGAGGGTATGGAAGTCGTCAATGTTGATTTGATTGTGCGTGTGCGTCCTATTCAACGCCAGTAA